In Betaproteobacteria bacterium, the genomic stretch ACAGGACCGGCCCGGGGTGCTCGTGATCGTGGTGACTGTCATTTTCTCCGTGGACATGCTCATGCGTGTGCTCAAGCGCTTCGTGCCGATGTCCATGCTCATGTTGCTCCGATAGATGCAGCCAGACACCCAAGGCCATCAACAACCCGGCCACCAGCAATTGTGGCGTCACTGGTTCGTTGAGCAACAGGATCGCCAGCAGCGTTCCAAAGAATGGCGCCACGGAAAAGTAGGCGCCAGTGCGAGCAGTCCCCAGATGGCGCAGCGCGATGACAAAGAGCGTGAGGCTGGCGCCATAGCTGGCGAAGCCAAGCAATGCCGCCTGCGCAACGACTCCAGGTGCCGGCCAGAGCGCCCCGGCCAAAAGCGCCAGTACGAGATTGGTGATTCCGGCGACCAAGCCCTTGACCATGGCGATGAACGAGGCATCAGCCAGTGCGACCTTACGGGTCAGGTTGTTGTCGATCGCCCAGGCGAAACAGGCACCGAGAATCGCCAGCGCGGGCCATGCCCCGGAGAACTGCGCATCGGATGGCCAACTCAGGACCAGTGCCCCGGCGACGATGGCGAGCATGCCCAGGGCGATACGACGGTCAAAGTTTTCATGAAAAACAAACCAGGCAAGCAGTGCAGTCAGAACGCCTTCGGCATTCAACAAGAGCGAGGCGCCCGATGCCGGCATGGCTGACAGCCCGATCATCAGCAGTACCGGCCCGATCATCCCGCCGGCAACGGTGGCTGCAGCGAGCCAGCGCCAATCGCCCCGATCAAGATGCACCTTCGGGCTACGGCGAATCTGGCGCATGAGCCAGAGGCCGATGCCAGAGCCGAGATAGAGCAGCGCTGCCAGCAGCCAGGGGCTGACCTGGGCTAGCAAAAGCTTGGATAGCGGGGTGCCTATCCCGAACAGACCGGCTGCCGCGAGGGCAACGGCAATGCCGCGATGCCAGTGCATGGGCTACGCTCCTTGGGTGGCCAAAGGGGCAATCACTGCCTCCAGTTCGGCCGGCTTCGAAAGTGCTTCGCTATGGCAGACGCAGGCTTCATGGTGAGCTGCCGCGACCAATCCATGAAGAATCCCGCAGTCCCCGGCGAGATGGCTGTTGCCGCATCGGCCGCGCAAGGCAGTGAGTTGGCGCTCCAGTGCCTGCATGCTTTGCAAACGGCCTGACACGAGCTAGTTGCGCATCGATCAGTTGGTCGATATCGCGGCAATCGCTTTCCGGATGCGCCACAAATGCCAGCAAGCGCTGGATGTCGGCCAGCGAAATATCCAAAGCCCGACAATGGCGGATGAAGGCCAGCCGTTCCACGTGTAAGGGAGCATAGGCACGATAGCCGTTTGGGTGACGGGCCGGTGCCGGTAGTAGGCCGGCTTTCTCGTAATAACGGATAGTTTCGATATCGACGCCAGTGGCTTGCCCTAACTCACCAATTCTCGCGACTCGATCCTTCTTGCTGCCCGGGCATTTCGGAATACTTTATTTTACGCGCTTGACCCTATAGTTACTACAGGTGCGTAATGAAATAACAACTCGGACATTGGCGGCTCCGACTATTTTCCTTTTGATTGCAATTGCTTGACCCTGTAGCCACCAATGGTTTCTAATAAAGAAAACAAGGAAAACACCATGAGTCTTGACCCCACCCCACCCCCTTCAGAAACCACCACTGCGGATGCGCCAGCAGTTGCTCCGTAGCGGTGCCCGCCGCCGCTGACATCCCAGCAGCCCCGATCTCGCACAAAGCGATGGCGTGCCGGTTTTTCTGATTCCAACTATGGACTGCCCGAACGAGGAGAATGACATCCGTCGAGCGGTGGCCGGTATCGAGGGCATCCGCTCCCTGCGTTTTCAACTGTCGGCACGCACCGTTTCGATAGATGCCTCGACGGATGCCCTTAATGCAGCCTTGGCCGCTATCCGCCAGGCGGGGTTCAGCCCCAAGGCGGTGTCGTCAGATCAGGCAGCGAATGAAAACGTCGGCGTCAGTGAGCTATGGCGAAGCATTCTGGCGCTGGGCCTGGCCGTCGGCGCGGAAGCGCTGGATTTCTTCGCGCCCGACACGTTGCCTTTCAAGGGCTTCGGTATGGCATTGGCCATCGCCGCCATCTGGCTGTCCGGCATTTCCACCTATAGCAAAGGCGTGGCGGCATTGCGGCGCGGGCAGTTGAACATGAACGCGCTGATGGGCGTAGCGGTGACCGGTGCCTTCCTCATTGGACAGTGGCCCGAGGCGGCGATGGTCATGGCCTTGTATGCCATTGCCGAACTGATCGAGGCCCGCTCCGTGGATCGGGCGCGTAACGCCATCAAGGGCCTGCTTGACTTGACGCCGGAGACGGCGGAAGTTCGGCAGGTTGATGGAACATGGCGGGAAATACCCGCCGCAGAGGTAAAGCTGGAAGCCTGCGTTCGGGTCAAACCCGGCGCCAGGATACCGCTCGATGGTCAGGTGACGGCAGGAACCAGTGCGGTCAATCAGGCGCCGGTCACCGGCGAAAGCATTCCGATTGACA encodes the following:
- a CDS encoding EamA family transporter, producing MHWHRGIAVALAAAGLFGIGTPLSKLLLAQVSPWLLAALLYLGSGIGLWLMRQIRRSPKVHLDRGDWRWLAAATVAGGMIGPVLLMIGLSAMPASGASLLLNAEGVLTALLAWFVFHENFDRRIALGMLAIVAGALVLSWPSDAQFSGAWPALAILGACFAWAIDNNLTRKVALADASFIAMVKGLVAGITNLVLALLAGALWPAPGVVAQAALLGFASYGASLTLFVIALRHLGTARTGAYFSVAPFFGTLLAILLLNEPVTPQLLVAGLLMALGVWLHLSEQHEHGHRHEALEHTHEHVHGENDSHHDHEHPGPVLSGTRHTHRHQHAPIEHAHSHFPDAHHAHKH